The Phragmitibacter flavus genome includes a window with the following:
- a CDS encoding glycosyltransferase family 4 protein, which produces MKTLLETHGVHLIGDFSGRTALSQSGRDFISAVEQIGCPLEILDLPLAPDRMPASGRFSDGEFHYQKPQSPLSVILWNSDIYMDLVRELPLELFENRRIIGVWYWETEQELPEFHRRGYDLVDEVWATTRFIAESFRRHSPVPVHQYPPLNTPLHPPAQDQWSLPAGIDNDRFVFLFSFDFRSVARRKNPEGLCEAFIRAFPEPAANGPLCVLKSIGGEGRHALELLELQTRYADRADILFLNGYLPVEQRDSLMARANCYVSLHRSEGLGLTLMECMSLGKPCIATGYSGNLEFMTPENSWLIPYKKVPVGTGAAPYPPDHTWAEPDVNAAAAALHEVYTNPSLAAEKGLKGQQTILQDYRLNSVSRRVEELLESSLAQPIRPKPALRSISSTSDDHALLSGRERAYHLLRECKALEALARNQRKSLSKRQLSPEVSELIGTLQKITKLQHQIQSETLRDLGDLKQRLKTYHSGTLDDLMRDRDLTTSMLAQLAKRISSL; this is translated from the coding sequence TTGAAAACACTGCTCGAAACTCATGGGGTCCACCTGATCGGCGACTTCTCAGGCCGCACCGCCCTCTCTCAAAGCGGACGCGACTTCATCTCGGCGGTTGAGCAAATTGGCTGCCCTCTGGAAATTCTCGACCTGCCGCTCGCGCCCGACCGGATGCCCGCCTCTGGACGTTTTTCGGATGGCGAATTCCACTACCAAAAGCCCCAATCTCCCCTAAGTGTCATCCTTTGGAACAGCGACATTTACATGGACCTCGTCCGCGAGCTCCCTCTTGAACTTTTTGAAAACCGCCGCATCATCGGGGTTTGGTATTGGGAAACCGAGCAAGAATTGCCGGAATTCCATCGGCGCGGTTATGATCTCGTCGATGAAGTCTGGGCGACCACCCGGTTCATCGCCGAAAGTTTCCGACGCCATTCACCCGTTCCCGTCCATCAATATCCCCCCCTCAACACGCCCCTCCATCCTCCCGCCCAAGACCAGTGGTCCCTCCCCGCTGGCATCGACAACGACCGCTTTGTCTTCCTTTTCAGCTTCGATTTTCGCAGCGTGGCACGCCGCAAAAATCCCGAAGGACTCTGCGAAGCCTTCATTCGCGCCTTTCCCGAACCCGCCGCCAACGGCCCGCTCTGTGTTCTCAAAAGCATTGGCGGCGAAGGCAGACATGCCTTGGAACTGCTCGAGTTGCAGACCCGTTACGCCGACCGGGCCGACATCCTTTTTCTCAACGGCTATCTGCCGGTCGAACAACGCGACTCCCTGATGGCCCGCGCCAACTGCTATGTGTCCCTCCACCGCTCTGAAGGCCTCGGTCTCACCCTCATGGAGTGCATGTCCCTGGGCAAACCCTGCATCGCCACCGGCTACTCCGGCAATCTGGAGTTCATGACACCCGAAAATTCCTGGCTGATTCCCTACAAAAAAGTCCCCGTTGGCACCGGTGCCGCTCCCTATCCACCCGACCACACCTGGGCCGAGCCCGATGTGAACGCCGCCGCCGCCGCCCTCCACGAAGTCTACACCAACCCTTCCCTTGCCGCGGAAAAAGGCCTCAAAGGCCAGCAAACCATCCTTCAGGACTACCGCCTCAACTCCGTCAGCCGTCGTGTCGAAGAACTCCTGGAATCCTCCCTCGCCCAGCCCATCCGACCCAAACCCGCCCTTCGCAGCATCTCCTCAACCTCGGACGATCACGCCCTCCTCAGCGGCCGCGAACGCGCCTACCATCTTCTCCGAGAGTGCAAGGCCCTCGAAGCCCTTGCCAGAAACCAGCGAAAATCCTTAAGCAAACGCCAGTTGTCGCCCGAGGTGTCAGAACTGATCGGCACGCTGCAGAAAATCACCAAACTCCAACACCAAATTCAATCCGAAACCCTGCGGGATCTCGGCGATCTGAAACAGCGACTGAAGACCTATCACTCCGGCACTTTAGACGACCTCATGCGCGACCGCGACCTCACCACCAGCATGCTCGCCCAACTCGCCAAACGCATCAGTTCGCTCTGA
- a CDS encoding methyltransferase domain-containing protein, protein MDNWSVGFCLERIRVMGPRELWLLGEGGGNWSDDEVNLFAKMGKVFGLKLKLKVRVMSDGMGTEQEQQRARRPWMVIAKSASGAVVKSWVQRFQSVMEKGDAVVWMGWHEVEERRVVLRFQNRHVVEWDAMEGGGAMALCRTQWGRFSMEEKTPELKGWVAALKRGEFERVLEEAESESRPASAYLRGYAMWRMGKLVEACRALRGELALNPGHEPARRLLNQWMEELPEVAMGEGSFRELARRVRVDTLLDDAALHRIWQVGRRVCQMDMAGDFVVVGDEGGGVRGLLEGVVSRYSRGSRAVRSVRADEEVVEVMGLLHVQTSCLVDSGMSLADLMERWREVLPFEDAVMVEGAESGHCRFGKVLKRHYRLNLGCGRRFHEDWVNLDLVPFSEEVVAHDFTVEGLPFGDGSCEAVYHSHVLEHLPREVVPGFLAECRRVLGGGGVLRVVVPDMEGSARLYLEHLQRGLAGDEESCRIHEWMTIEMVDQLGRHRPGGEMMRYWSRCPMPAHAFVVERLGQEVRDALGRLTLEPERTTEGLPTAEEVGRFRTGGEVHQWMYDRLSLPKLLLEAGFDEGRICGAGGSWVEGFAGYELDTDEQGRVRKPESLFLGARRV, encoded by the coding sequence ATGGACAATTGGAGCGTGGGGTTTTGTCTTGAACGGATTCGCGTGATGGGTCCGCGCGAGCTCTGGTTGTTGGGCGAGGGGGGCGGGAATTGGAGCGATGATGAGGTGAATCTTTTTGCGAAGATGGGCAAGGTTTTTGGTTTGAAGCTGAAGCTGAAGGTGCGGGTGATGAGCGATGGCATGGGGACTGAACAGGAGCAGCAGCGGGCGCGACGTCCGTGGATGGTGATCGCGAAGTCGGCGTCGGGAGCAGTGGTGAAATCGTGGGTGCAGAGGTTTCAGTCGGTGATGGAGAAAGGCGACGCAGTGGTGTGGATGGGTTGGCACGAGGTGGAGGAGAGGAGGGTGGTGTTAAGATTTCAGAATCGTCACGTGGTGGAGTGGGATGCCATGGAGGGAGGTGGGGCCATGGCGTTGTGCCGGACCCAGTGGGGACGTTTTTCGATGGAGGAGAAGACACCGGAGTTGAAGGGTTGGGTGGCGGCGCTGAAACGAGGAGAGTTTGAGCGGGTGTTGGAGGAAGCGGAGTCGGAGTCGCGTCCGGCGTCGGCGTATTTGCGGGGTTATGCGATGTGGCGGATGGGGAAGCTGGTCGAGGCTTGCAGGGCGTTGCGTGGTGAGCTGGCGCTCAATCCCGGGCATGAACCCGCGCGGCGTTTGTTGAATCAATGGATGGAAGAACTGCCAGAGGTGGCGATGGGAGAAGGGTCATTTCGCGAACTGGCGCGGCGGGTGCGGGTGGATACTTTGCTGGACGATGCAGCTTTGCACCGCATCTGGCAGGTGGGACGACGCGTTTGCCAGATGGATATGGCGGGGGATTTCGTGGTGGTGGGAGATGAGGGTGGTGGGGTGCGGGGATTGTTGGAAGGAGTGGTGTCTCGTTACAGTCGAGGGTCGCGCGCGGTGAGGTCGGTCAGGGCAGATGAAGAGGTGGTTGAGGTAATGGGATTGTTGCATGTGCAGACGTCTTGCCTGGTGGATTCGGGGATGAGTCTGGCGGATTTGATGGAGCGCTGGCGTGAGGTTTTGCCGTTTGAAGATGCGGTGATGGTGGAGGGGGCGGAGAGCGGGCATTGTCGGTTTGGGAAGGTTTTGAAAAGGCATTACCGACTGAACCTGGGGTGTGGTCGGCGTTTTCATGAGGATTGGGTGAACCTTGATCTGGTGCCGTTTTCAGAAGAGGTGGTGGCGCATGATTTCACGGTGGAAGGGCTGCCGTTTGGAGACGGAAGTTGTGAGGCGGTTTACCATTCACACGTGCTGGAGCATCTGCCGCGGGAGGTGGTGCCGGGGTTTTTGGCGGAGTGTCGTCGTGTGTTGGGTGGAGGCGGAGTGCTGCGGGTGGTGGTTCCGGATATGGAGGGGTCGGCGAGGCTTTATCTGGAGCATTTGCAACGCGGGCTGGCGGGCGATGAGGAGTCGTGCCGCATTCACGAATGGATGACGATTGAGATGGTGGACCAGCTGGGGCGGCACAGGCCCGGGGGGGAGATGATGCGCTACTGGAGTCGGTGTCCGATGCCTGCCCATGCGTTCGTGGTGGAACGGTTGGGACAGGAGGTGAGGGATGCGCTGGGGAGGTTGACGCTGGAGCCGGAGAGGACGACGGAGGGCCTGCCGACGGCTGAAGAGGTGGGTCGATTCAGGACGGGTGGGGAGGTTCACCAGTGGATGTATGACCGGCTTTCGTTGCCGAAGCTGTTGTTAGAGGCGGGATTTGATGAGGGGCGAATTTGCGGGGCGGGGGGGTCGTGGGTTGAGGGGTTTGCGGGGTATGAACTGGACACGGATGAGCAGGGCAGGGTGCGCAAACCGGAATCTCTTTTTTTGGGGGCGCGCCGCGTTTGA
- a CDS encoding c-type cytochrome — MKKLLKFVGALVVLFVFLVAGLLAYVTKFLPNVAVKEDIKVEVTPERVKRGEYLANHVGVCMDCHSTRNWSAFSAPLVAGTLGVGGERFDQNMGFPGTFVAPNVTPHALASWSDGEIYRAITSGVSKDGRPMFPIMPYPAYGEMATEDVYSIIAYLRSLPPMVSSPELSKADFPVSVIMHTMPKPAQPLEEVPAKSDTVAYGAYLTKLAACTDCHTKAEKGKPVGEPFGGGFVFAMPGGAQLRSSNITPHLTTGIGAWSKEQFVARFKAFATGTYEPAAVDMMKGEMQTVMPWTMYAGMTEEDLGAIYDYLKTLKPAENPVQVWTTGAGG, encoded by the coding sequence ATGAAGAAGCTGTTAAAATTTGTCGGAGCGCTGGTTGTTTTGTTTGTGTTTCTGGTGGCCGGGTTGCTTGCTTATGTGACGAAGTTCCTGCCCAATGTGGCGGTTAAGGAGGACATCAAAGTGGAGGTGACTCCAGAGCGCGTCAAAAGGGGAGAGTATCTGGCGAATCATGTGGGGGTTTGCATGGATTGCCACAGCACCCGAAATTGGTCGGCTTTTAGTGCCCCGCTGGTGGCGGGCACGTTGGGCGTGGGTGGCGAGCGGTTTGACCAGAACATGGGTTTTCCCGGGACCTTTGTGGCACCGAATGTGACGCCGCATGCGCTGGCATCATGGAGCGATGGGGAGATCTACCGGGCAATCACCAGTGGCGTGAGCAAAGACGGGCGTCCGATGTTTCCGATCATGCCCTATCCGGCTTACGGGGAAATGGCGACGGAGGATGTGTATAGCATCATCGCGTATCTGCGCAGCCTGCCACCGATGGTGAGCAGTCCGGAGCTGTCGAAGGCGGATTTTCCGGTGAGTGTGATCATGCACACGATGCCCAAACCGGCGCAGCCGCTGGAAGAAGTGCCGGCCAAGTCGGACACGGTGGCTTATGGCGCGTATCTGACAAAGCTGGCGGCCTGCACGGACTGCCACACGAAGGCGGAAAAAGGCAAGCCGGTGGGTGAGCCGTTTGGGGGTGGGTTTGTGTTTGCGATGCCGGGCGGGGCGCAATTGAGGTCGAGCAACATCACCCCGCATCTGACAACCGGGATCGGTGCCTGGTCGAAGGAGCAGTTTGTGGCACGGTTCAAGGCGTTTGCCACGGGGACTTATGAACCTGCGGCAGTGGACATGATGAAGGGCGAGATGCAGACGGTGATGCCTTGGACGATGTATGCGGGGATGACGGAGGAGGATTTGGGCGCGATCTATGACTATCTGAAGACGCTGAAGCCTGCGGAAAATCCAGTGCAGGTTTGGACGACCGGTGCCGGTGGTTGA
- a CDS encoding acetylxylan esterase, whose translation MRLLTLLSLFTTAASVSMPLAAQKPAFVPNYDEAQANFIAIPDVLTATDGSKITTREAWLAQRKPELLQLFATQVYGKTPEAEVPIRVETVGADKPILNGKGVMRQTILHIGPQGEVQAQILLFLPASTKEKSTPVPTFVTLNFWGNHSVSTDPDILLSTSWFRDNKEKHTVNNRATEASRGTGDDRFPIEAILDRGYAVATAYYGDFDPDFDDNFQNGIHPLFYRDGQTKPDPDQWGSIGAWAWGLSRMADYLITLPEIDQTKLAVLGHSRLGKAALWAGAQDERFTFVISNNSGAGGAALAKRIFGETVGRLNSAFPHWFCDNYNQYSLNEAALPMDQHALIALMAPRPVYIASATGDQWADPKGEFLGGKLAEPVYALFNLPGLGVEEQPAPDMPVGKTIGYHLRTGKHDITPYDWDRYMDFADQHWSASPK comes from the coding sequence ATGCGCCTCCTCACGCTTCTCTCCCTCTTCACCACTGCCGCCTCCGTCTCCATGCCCCTCGCTGCCCAAAAACCTGCGTTCGTTCCCAATTACGACGAAGCCCAGGCCAACTTCATTGCCATTCCGGATGTCCTCACCGCCACCGACGGCAGCAAAATCACCACCAGGGAAGCCTGGCTCGCGCAACGCAAACCCGAACTTCTGCAACTCTTCGCCACGCAAGTCTACGGCAAAACCCCCGAGGCCGAGGTCCCCATCCGCGTCGAGACCGTCGGAGCCGACAAACCGATCCTCAATGGCAAAGGTGTCATGCGTCAGACCATTCTCCACATCGGACCTCAAGGCGAGGTGCAGGCCCAGATCCTTCTCTTCCTGCCCGCCAGCACCAAGGAAAAGTCCACGCCTGTTCCGACTTTCGTCACGCTCAACTTTTGGGGCAACCACTCCGTTTCGACCGATCCCGACATCCTTCTCTCCACCTCCTGGTTTCGTGACAACAAAGAAAAACACACCGTTAACAACCGCGCCACCGAGGCCTCACGCGGCACGGGCGACGACCGCTTTCCCATCGAAGCCATTCTTGATCGCGGTTACGCCGTCGCCACCGCCTACTACGGCGACTTCGATCCCGACTTCGACGACAACTTCCAAAACGGCATCCACCCTCTGTTCTACCGCGACGGCCAGACCAAACCCGATCCCGACCAGTGGGGCAGCATCGGTGCCTGGGCCTGGGGCCTCAGTCGCATGGCCGATTATTTGATCACACTTCCTGAAATCGACCAAACCAAACTCGCCGTCCTCGGACACTCCCGACTCGGCAAAGCCGCCTTGTGGGCCGGTGCGCAGGACGAACGATTCACTTTCGTCATCAGCAACAACTCGGGAGCCGGTGGTGCCGCGCTCGCCAAACGCATCTTCGGCGAAACCGTTGGCCGGCTCAACAGCGCGTTTCCGCACTGGTTCTGCGACAACTACAACCAATACTCCCTCAACGAAGCCGCGCTTCCCATGGACCAGCACGCGCTCATCGCCCTCATGGCCCCGCGCCCGGTTTACATCGCCAGCGCCACCGGAGACCAATGGGCCGATCCCAAAGGCGAGTTCCTCGGCGGCAAACTGGCCGAACCCGTCTACGCGCTCTTCAACCTGCCCGGCCTCGGCGTCGAAGAACAACCCGCCCCCGATATGCCTGTCGGGAAAACCATCGGCTATCACCTGCGCACCGGCAAACACGACATCACTCCTTATGACTGGGACCGCTACATGGACTTCGCCGACCAGCATTGGTCCGCCTCGCCCAAGTAG
- a CDS encoding DUF4253 domain-containing protein, giving the protein MPEDTLADYPFPLTRLSGDHIESDLLRIRSVGASLGTIPVIIGDRESAERLIELWDEPFDHDAELARSSELSPEQWFADRRQEEDEYLLDASQDEIHPDGTAPMTHLTIGSDHRGRPKSEVFIATIPTADSSAVPIFLRFGDWNACPSPHVHTAMARYWRDRFGAEIATLSSDVIEFTVARPPADDTQALELAWQQYLYCSDIVDQGVGSVATLAKALRHSTRWYFWWD; this is encoded by the coding sequence ATGCCGGAAGACACACTAGCTGACTACCCGTTCCCACTTACCCGACTCTCTGGTGATCACATTGAGTCCGATTTGCTGCGCATCAGGTCTGTTGGTGCATCACTGGGCACCATTCCTGTCATTATCGGGGACAGAGAGAGTGCGGAGCGTTTGATTGAGCTATGGGATGAACCTTTTGATCACGATGCCGAGCTTGCCCGGTCCTCTGAGCTTTCTCCTGAGCAGTGGTTTGCTGATCGTCGGCAGGAGGAGGACGAGTATTTGCTTGATGCGAGTCAGGACGAGATTCATCCAGATGGCACCGCGCCTATGACCCATCTGACCATTGGGAGCGACCATCGTGGACGCCCGAAGTCCGAGGTGTTCATTGCCACTATCCCTACTGCCGATTCATCTGCTGTTCCTATCTTTCTTCGTTTCGGGGACTGGAACGCTTGTCCGTCGCCGCATGTTCATACGGCTATGGCTCGTTACTGGAGAGATCGCTTTGGGGCGGAGATAGCCACTTTGTCATCTGATGTCATTGAGTTCACGGTTGCGAGGCCGCCAGCCGACGACACTCAGGCGTTGGAGTTGGCTTGGCAACAGTATCTCTACTGTTCGGACATCGTAGATCAGGGAGTTGGTTCTGTCGCTACGCTTGCTAAGGCTCTGCGGCATTCCACACGTTGGTATTTCTGGTGGGACTGA
- a CDS encoding glycosyltransferase has protein sequence MAEETETRRGSGLRVVHVSSSDRAGGAALAMWGLHDGLCRLGVDSRVVVRHCEVPDARVSVVRSDLLEMADRFHTQRLNGNLPEGATCVSLVSVVVDLLEHPWVAEADVVHLHWVATFLRPEVVRLLEAAGKTVFMTLHDQRHFTGFCHFTAGCRGFETDCANCPQADEGLHAMVREERLRLNEAYGSRRVQVIASSKWVAREALASGLFDAEQLHVLRYAVADVFRVKTRRISPQRGTRRKQRWLFGCQVLGERRKGLAELQRALNRAMESEAFAAAVASGAVELRAFGEAASPFLEGLPVPVQMLGTLRAVELATEYREADVFWCPTLEDTGPLVAMEALACGCPVAGFATGILPDLVTEGVNGSLVPPGDVEGLAELMKTLVLEAGVLSRLGEGAELRRGEVDSVEVAAGRMLDLYEERLARWEPVAPVTGLRAAAVTLSSRWDEGHLPEVEKFFREFPVVSKHEAQLQHLRRRLEVEIGKKEALKRKVEVLRLEVNERDERRRGGWRRFWSSVQRRLRFRK, from the coding sequence ATGGCGGAAGAGACTGAAACCCGGCGTGGTTCGGGGTTGAGGGTGGTGCATGTGTCGAGCTCGGACCGTGCTGGCGGGGCAGCTTTGGCGATGTGGGGTTTGCATGATGGTCTGTGCCGTCTGGGGGTGGACAGCCGGGTGGTGGTGAGGCATTGCGAAGTGCCGGACGCGAGGGTTTCGGTGGTGAGGTCGGACCTTCTTGAGATGGCCGACCGCTTTCACACGCAGCGGTTAAACGGGAACCTTCCGGAGGGTGCAACTTGTGTGTCGCTGGTTTCGGTGGTGGTGGATTTGCTGGAGCATCCGTGGGTGGCGGAGGCGGATGTGGTGCATTTGCATTGGGTGGCGACTTTTTTGCGACCGGAGGTGGTGCGGCTGCTGGAAGCGGCGGGGAAAACGGTGTTCATGACCTTGCATGATCAGCGGCATTTTACGGGCTTTTGTCATTTCACAGCGGGGTGCCGGGGTTTCGAGACCGATTGTGCAAATTGTCCGCAGGCGGACGAGGGTTTGCACGCGATGGTTCGGGAGGAGCGGTTGCGATTGAATGAGGCGTATGGATCTCGACGGGTCCAGGTCATTGCGTCGAGCAAATGGGTGGCCCGCGAGGCACTGGCGAGTGGGTTGTTTGATGCGGAGCAGCTGCATGTATTGAGGTATGCGGTTGCGGATGTCTTCAGGGTAAAAACACGCCGGATCAGTCCGCAGAGAGGGACAAGAAGAAAGCAACGGTGGTTGTTTGGGTGCCAGGTGTTGGGAGAGCGGCGCAAGGGGTTGGCTGAATTGCAGCGGGCGTTGAATCGGGCGATGGAGTCGGAGGCGTTTGCGGCGGCGGTGGCGTCGGGGGCAGTGGAACTGAGGGCTTTCGGAGAGGCGGCATCCCCGTTTTTGGAAGGCTTGCCGGTTCCGGTGCAGATGTTGGGCACGCTGCGGGCGGTGGAACTGGCGACCGAGTATCGGGAGGCGGATGTTTTTTGGTGTCCAACGTTGGAGGACACGGGGCCGCTGGTGGCGATGGAGGCGCTGGCATGCGGGTGTCCGGTGGCGGGTTTTGCCACGGGGATCTTGCCGGATTTGGTGACGGAAGGGGTCAACGGATCGCTGGTGCCGCCGGGGGATGTGGAGGGGCTGGCGGAATTGATGAAAACGCTGGTTTTGGAAGCGGGAGTTTTGAGCCGGTTGGGTGAGGGGGCGGAGTTGCGGAGGGGGGAGGTTGATTCGGTGGAAGTGGCGGCGGGAAGGATGTTGGATCTGTATGAAGAGAGGCTGGCCCGGTGGGAGCCCGTGGCACCGGTGACTGGATTGAGGGCGGCGGCTGTGACGTTGTCCAGCCGGTGGGATGAGGGGCATTTGCCGGAGGTGGAGAAGTTTTTTAGGGAGTTTCCCGTGGTTTCAAAACACGAGGCCCAGCTGCAGCATCTGCGTCGAAGGCTGGAGGTGGAGATTGGCAAGAAGGAGGCGCTGAAGCGAAAGGTGGAGGTGCTGAGGCTTGAGGTCAACGAGCGGGACGAGCGGCGAAGGGGCGGCTGGCGGAGGTTTTGGAGTTCGGTGCAGCGGCGGCTGCGCTTCCGGAAGTGA
- a CDS encoding GDP-mannose 4,6-dehydratase, which yields MQSKTALITGITGQDGSYLAEFLLSQDYEVHGLVRRTSMIERSRLQPLFDDKSLYRKRLHLHYADLDDPTTIRRVLTKVQPGEVYHLAGQSHVGLSFEIPESTCELTAMGTLRLLEMLRDLPAPPRIFHAASSEIFGHPQDMPQTEQTPLNPSNPYACAKAFAVHLVRVYRDSFKLHAVNGILYNHESPRRGDGFVTRKICRAAARIAAGLEDHLSMGDISGQRDWGYAPDYVKGMWLSLQHDTAEDYIFATGKLHSVQNVLEVAFARVGLDWQSCYRRDERFIRPSDPTRLVGDPSKAETVLGWQRTVSFVQMIEEMVDSEVKLISSKE from the coding sequence ATGCAATCGAAAACGGCGCTCATCACTGGCATCACCGGACAAGACGGCTCCTACCTTGCCGAATTTCTCCTCTCCCAAGACTATGAAGTTCACGGCCTCGTCCGACGCACCAGCATGATCGAACGCAGCCGACTCCAGCCGCTCTTCGACGACAAATCCCTCTACCGAAAACGGCTGCACCTCCACTACGCCGACCTCGACGACCCCACCACCATCCGGCGCGTCCTTACGAAAGTGCAACCCGGCGAAGTCTATCACCTCGCCGGTCAGAGCCACGTCGGCCTCAGCTTCGAGATCCCCGAAAGCACCTGCGAACTCACCGCCATGGGCACCCTGCGCCTGCTTGAGATGCTGCGCGACCTCCCCGCCCCGCCCCGCATCTTTCACGCCGCCTCCAGCGAAATTTTCGGCCATCCCCAGGACATGCCGCAGACGGAGCAAACCCCACTCAACCCCAGCAATCCCTACGCCTGCGCCAAGGCCTTCGCCGTCCACCTCGTCCGGGTCTACCGCGACTCCTTCAAACTCCACGCCGTCAACGGCATCCTCTACAACCACGAATCCCCGCGCCGCGGCGACGGCTTCGTCACCCGCAAAATCTGCCGCGCCGCCGCCCGCATCGCCGCCGGACTCGAAGACCACCTTAGCATGGGCGACATCTCCGGGCAGCGCGACTGGGGATACGCCCCCGACTACGTCAAGGGCATGTGGCTCTCCCTTCAACACGACACCGCCGAAGACTACATCTTCGCCACCGGCAAACTTCATTCCGTGCAAAACGTTCTCGAAGTCGCCTTCGCCCGTGTCGGTCTCGACTGGCAATCCTGCTATCGCCGCGACGAACGTTTCATCCGCCCGTCTGACCCCACCCGCCTCGTCGGCGATCCCTCCAAAGCCGAGACGGTCCTCGGCTGGCAACGCACGGTCAGCTTCGTGCAGATGATCGAAGAAATGGTCGACAGCGAAGTCAAGTTGATCAGCAGCAAAGAGTAA